A window of Acidimicrobiales bacterium genomic DNA:
GTGCGGGCGACGCGACGGGCCTCGTCGTCGCCCGGTGCGGGGTCACCGGGGCGTTCGAGCCCCTCGTCCGGTGGTGGCTGGCCCCGAGCCCCTCCTGCACTCCGATGGTGGGGATGGCGGGGGTCGTCGAGAGGGACCATGGGGCGCTTGCCCTTGCCATCGACCAGGGACCACCCCTCGTGGGTCTTCTTGTGGTGGTGGTGCCCGCAGAGGCGGTCGAGGTTGTGGAGCTCGGTGACCCGGTCGGCGGTCCAGGGCGTGCGGTGGTCGTTCTCGAGCCGGCGGGTGCGGCTGCAGCCGAGCGCCTCGCAGATCGGCGACGTCCAGAGCAGGGCCACCTTCTGGGCGACGGTGGGGCCACGTCCGAGGTGGGTGACGTTGGCGACGTCGACGCCCCTGGTGAGCACGAGCTTGAGCACGGCGTCGCCGAGCAGCTCCCGTGCGGTGGCGACGGGGACGGGGCCGAGGCCGGCGATCTCGACCACCTCGTCGCCCTCGGCCGAACCCCGCTGGAGGGCGGCGATGTCGAGCCGGAGGATGCCGAGGTAGGGCGGCGGCTTCGGCGCGGTGGATGCGCCGTCGTGGGGCTCGGCCGCCGGCGAGGGCTGCCGGCCGGCGGCGAGCGAGCGGCGGCACAGCTCGATGAAGGCGTCGGCGGCGTAGGCCTCGTGCGACTCGTGCCGGCCAGCCTTGCGGGCGTCGGCGAAGGCCTGCTCGATGAACGGCTGGAGGGCGGCCCGGGCCGTGGCGCCGTTCTCGACGGTGTCGCGGAGCTGGAGGTTCCACGCGCCCTCGGTGTCGGTGAACTCGCGCAGGGACCGGTTGCGGTGGATGCGCCGGGCGGTGGCGTCGGGGTCGGGGTCGGCGGCGGCCCGGGTGCGGCGGCACTCGTCGCGGAGCTCGCCGACGCTTGCCTTGCTCCGGGCGAGCTGCACCAGCCGGTGCTCGGCGGCCGGGTCGGACGCGGCCGCCTCGCTGATCTCGGCGGCCTGACCGGCCGAGAGCGTGCCAGCCCGGGCGGCGCTTCCGACCTCGGGTTGCTGCTCGAGCCGGTTGCCGGTGCGGATGGCGGCCTGGGCCTGGCTCTTCGAGGTGCCGGTCTGGCGGGCCAGCCACTCCTCAGGCGAGGCGTCGCCCGTGGCCCGCCAGCGGTCGGTGGCGGCGAGGCGGGCGGCTGCCAGCGCCTTGATGGTGGATGCCACGTTCTCGATGGTGGCGGCGTCGGCAACCGCCACGGCGGCGTCGTCGGCGGAGAGCGTGCCCGGCTCGAAGCGGCCGGCCAGCGCGACCGACGCCTCTCGTAGCTCGCTCAAACTCTCGAACATACGTTCGATGATACGACCGGAGCTCTGAGGGTGTCAAGGGGCAAATCGGGCGATGTGGCATGCCGCGGACGCGCGGGTGGCTTCGTGGTCCACCATGGTGGGGTGCACCGGCGGCCCCTGCTCATCGTCTTCATCGCGCTCCTGGTGACGGTCACGGCCTGCGCCGGCGGGGTGGGCCGCGACTCGACCTCGGGCCTGCAGCGGGCCGTCCCCCACGCCAAGCCCGCCACCGCCACGGCGCCTCCGGCCACCGAAGCACCACCCCCCGACACCGAGGCCCCCGCCGCCGTGCAGCCCGCGGCCCTGATCACCACCACCGGGATCATCGTCCCGGTGGTCGGGCCGGCAGAGGGCGGCTGGAGGGTGATGACGCCGTGCGCCGTCGAGGCCATTGTGGCGGGCGGGACCCCGCTCACCAGCGCCGAGGTGGTCCTCGACCCCGGCCACGGCGGGCGGGAGACCGGCTCGGTAGGCCCCAACGGGCTGGTGGAGCGCGACCTCAACGACGTGGTGACCGCCCACACCCACCGGGCGCTCGAGCAGGCCGGGGTGTCGGTGATGCTCACCCGCTACGCCAACTACCGGGTGACGCTGCAGACCAGGGCCGCCATCGCCACCGCCCTCCAGCCTCGGGCGTTCGTGTCGATCCACCACAACGGCGGTCACGACGGCCCCCTCGACCGCCCCGGCACCGAGGTGTACCACCAGGTGGCCGACCCCGAGTCGCGCCGCCTCGCCGGCCTGCTGCACGAGGAGGTCGCCGCCGCCTTCAGCCGCTACGAGGGCATCGCCTGGAGCGGCAACGTCGACGCCGGTGCCAAGGTGCGCCTCAACAGCCAGGGTGGCGACTACTACGGCATCTTGCGCCGCTCGGCCGGGGTGCCGGCGGTGATCTCCGAGGGGCTGTTCCTCTCGGCGTCGATGGCCGAGGCCGAGCTGCTGGCCCGCCCCGACGTGCAGCAGGCCCACGGCGAGGCCATCGCCCGGGCCATCCTGCGCTTCCTCACCACCAGCGACCCCGGGTCGGGCTTCGTGGAGCCGATCGTGCGGGAGACCCTCGCCGGCGGCGGTGGCGGTACCACCGACTGCGTTGACCCACCCCTGCAATAGCGGGCATTCCGGGAGCAACCGCCCATGCTGGGTCGGAATCACCAAAAGTGGGGGTGACCTGGGCTGACCTCCGGAGTTGGCTGACGAGATGCACATCGAAACCCTCTCAGTGCCACCGCTCGTCACGTCTCCCGAAGGGCGGCGGTGATGTCCCTGTTCCGCGCTGGCGCGGCTCCGGCTGAGGACCCCGCGCCGCCCGCCCCCGTCGCCACCCTTCCGAAGCCCTCAGAGCTGCTGGGTGAGCTGCTGGTTCGAAGCGACCGCATCAGCCAGGGTCAGCTTTCCGAGGCGCTGCTGCAGCAGTCGGCGTCGGGCAAGCGCATCGGGACCCTCCTGGTGGAGCTCGGGGTCCTCGACGACCTCGACCTGGCCGAGGCGCTGGCCAAGCAGTTCGAGCTGGAGCTGGCCGACCTCCGCCGCAACACGCCCGACCCCGAGGCCGTGGCGCTGCTGGCGGAGACGTCGGCACGTCGGTTCACGGCGATCCCGCTGCGACTCGATGAGGAGTCGCTCGTGGTCGCCGTGGCCGACGTGTCGTCCGAGACGCTCAACGACCTGACCGTGGCCGCCGGTCGGACGGTCACCTTGGCGGTGGCGGCGGCGTCCGACCTCCGCCGGGCCATCGACACCTCGTACCGGGCGCTGGCCGACATCGACCAGCACGTGCGGGCCTTCGAGGCGACCACCGCCGAGAGCCTGCGCCGGGCGGCCGAGGCGGTGCGGCCCGACTCCGGCACCGACGACGCCCCGGTGGTGCAGGTGGTCAACCTGATCATCACCCAGGGCCTGCGAGATCGGGCCTCGGACATCCACATCGAGCCCCAGGGCGACCGGGTCCGGGTGCGGCTGCGCATCGACGGTGCCCTCCACGACGTGTTGGCCCTGCCCGGTGAGATCGGCCCGGCGCTGGTGAGCCGCGTCAAGATCATGGCGAGCATGAACATCGTCGAGCGGCGGCGGCCGCAGGACGGCCAGATCGCCACCGAGATCGACGGCCGGGCCCTCGACATCCGGGTGTCCACCACCGCCACCATCCAGGGCGAGAAGGTGGTCATGCGCCTGCTCGACAAGTCGAAGCCGCTGTTCAGGGCGGCCGAGCTGGGCATGCCGGACGACACCCACGAGGCGTTCTCGGCCATGGTCCGCTCGCCG
This region includes:
- a CDS encoding N-acetylmuramoyl-L-alanine amidase, which codes for MHRRPLLIVFIALLVTVTACAGGVGRDSTSGLQRAVPHAKPATATAPPATEAPPPDTEAPAAVQPAALITTTGIIVPVVGPAEGGWRVMTPCAVEAIVAGGTPLTSAEVVLDPGHGGRETGSVGPNGLVERDLNDVVTAHTHRALEQAGVSVMLTRYANYRVTLQTRAAIATALQPRAFVSIHHNGGHDGPLDRPGTEVYHQVADPESRRLAGLLHEEVAAAFSRYEGIAWSGNVDAGAKVRLNSQGGDYYGILRRSAGVPAVISEGLFLSASMAEAELLARPDVQQAHGEAIARAILRFLTTSDPGSGFVEPIVRETLAGGGGGTTDCVDPPLQ
- a CDS encoding DUF222 domain-containing protein; this translates as MFESLSELREASVALAGRFEPGTLSADDAAVAVADAATIENVASTIKALAAARLAATDRWRATGDASPEEWLARQTGTSKSQAQAAIRTGNRLEQQPEVGSAARAGTLSAGQAAEISEAAASDPAAEHRLVQLARSKASVGELRDECRRTRAAADPDPDATARRIHRNRSLREFTDTEGAWNLQLRDTVENGATARAALQPFIEQAFADARKAGRHESHEAYAADAFIELCRRSLAAGRQPSPAAEPHDGASTAPKPPPYLGILRLDIAALQRGSAEGDEVVEIAGLGPVPVATARELLGDAVLKLVLTRGVDVANVTHLGRGPTVAQKVALLWTSPICEALGCSRTRRLENDHRTPWTADRVTELHNLDRLCGHHHHKKTHEGWSLVDGKGKRPMVPLDDPRHPHHRSAGGARGQPPPDEGLERPGDPAPGDDEARRVARTAEGRAGPPAPGDADGVADGNAGTAYADQPQLDLGRPDAA
- a CDS encoding GspE/PulE family protein, with amino-acid sequence MSLFRAGAAPAEDPAPPAPVATLPKPSELLGELLVRSDRISQGQLSEALLQQSASGKRIGTLLVELGVLDDLDLAEALAKQFELELADLRRNTPDPEAVALLAETSARRFTAIPLRLDEESLVVAVADVSSETLNDLTVAAGRTVTLAVAAASDLRRAIDTSYRALADIDQHVRAFEATTAESLRRAAEAVRPDSGTDDAPVVQVVNLIITQGLRDRASDIHIEPQGDRVRVRLRIDGALHDVLALPGEIGPALVSRVKIMASMNIVERRRPQDGQIATEIDGRALDIRVSTTATIQGEKVVMRLLDKSKPLFRAAELGMPDDTHEAFSAMVRSPYGMVICAGPTGSGKTTTLYATLAELNATERNIMTIEDPVEYVFPSINQIQINEQAGLSFAGGLKSILRQDPDVILVGEIRDVDTARIAVQSALTGHFVLSSIHATDSVLALHRFLDMGIESFLIASSVRAVVGQRLVRRICTTCKEPYTLSGEEKDFYVELSEGGTKRKFYRGVGCNFCAGTGYRDRVGVYELLRVTPELKRLIVGWASQDELRRMAIQQGMRTLKDEAMALVEHNVTTIHEVVKTIYAA